In Luteitalea sp. TBR-22, one genomic interval encodes:
- a CDS encoding ABC transporter ATP-binding protein, whose translation MPDPVIAVEHLTKDYPVGFWRPRPYRALDDLTFSVAPGEVFGCLGPNGAGKSTTLKLLLGLVRPTAGSARLFGVPVADVSSRARVGFLPENPVFYDYLTGEELLAYYGQLCGLRAGEARARASSLLDRVGLGAERRLAVRRYSKGMVQRLGVAQALVHDPDLVILDEPMSGLDPIGRRDVRTLILSLRDEGKTVLFSSHILSDAETLCSRVAILAAGRLQALGSMTDLVEFSVRGWDLLLDGVDDVRQARLREAGGTLTPLGGGRVQVHLPGTVAPESLLQDLAAGGARVLSLQPVRETLEDVFLKFVEGKRRDDADGGAA comes from the coding sequence ATGCCCGATCCGGTCATCGCCGTCGAACACCTCACCAAGGACTACCCGGTCGGCTTCTGGCGGCCGCGGCCGTACCGCGCGCTCGACGACCTGACGTTCTCGGTCGCGCCGGGCGAGGTGTTCGGCTGCCTGGGCCCCAATGGCGCCGGCAAGAGCACGACGCTCAAGCTCCTGCTCGGGCTGGTCAGGCCGACCGCCGGCTCCGCCCGCCTGTTCGGCGTGCCCGTGGCCGACGTCAGTTCGCGGGCCCGCGTCGGCTTCCTTCCCGAGAATCCGGTCTTCTACGACTACCTGACCGGCGAGGAACTGCTGGCCTACTACGGCCAGTTGTGCGGCTTGCGTGCCGGCGAGGCACGGGCGCGGGCGAGCTCGCTGCTCGACCGCGTGGGGCTGGGCGCGGAGCGCCGCCTCGCCGTGCGCCGCTATTCGAAGGGCATGGTGCAGCGGCTGGGCGTGGCGCAGGCCCTGGTCCACGACCCCGACCTCGTGATCCTCGACGAGCCGATGTCGGGGCTCGACCCGATTGGCCGCCGCGACGTGCGCACCCTGATCCTCTCGCTTCGCGACGAGGGAAAAACGGTGCTGTTCAGCTCGCACATCCTCTCGGACGCCGAGACCCTGTGCAGTCGCGTGGCCATCCTCGCGGCCGGGCGACTGCAGGCCCTCGGCAGCATGACCGACCTGGTCGAGTTCTCCGTCCGTGGGTGGGATCTGCTGCTCGACGGGGTCGACGACGTCCGACAGGCACGACTGCGCGAGGCTGGCGGGACGCTCACGCCACTCGGGGGCGGCCGCGTGCAGGTGCACCTGCCGGGCACGGTGGCGCCGGAGTCCCTCCTGCAGGACCTGGCGGCCGGCGGCGCACGCGTGCTCTCGCTGCAGCCGGTGCGCGAGACGCTCGAGGACGTGTTCCTGAAGTTCGTCGAGGGCAAGCGCCGCGACGATGCGGATGGGGGCGCGGCATGA
- the nadB gene encoding L-aspartate oxidase — translation MTTTPDFLVLGSGIAALRAALALASRGRVCILTKGDPGQGSTVWAQGGIAAALGDDDSPSLHYEDTLAAGDGLCEPGAVRMLVEAGPAYVEELLAWGAAFDRLPDGRPSPTREAAHSVRRVFHAEDATGREISRVLHAQVAAAPAITLVDHAIVSDLIVEGGRCVGAAWHDADGMRHETRAAATLLATGGAGHVFSQTTNPAVITGDGMAMAFEAGAEVADLEFVQFHPTVLDVPGRARFLLSEALRGEGARLLNVHGEAFMTRYEAAAELAPRDRVARAIVRESQRTAAPVYLSLAHLTGLDVHGRFPQISDACREVGLDLARDPIPVSPAVHYVMGGVVTDLDGRTSVPGLYAAGEVACTGVHGANRLASNSLLEGLVFGARAGAVMGERPRARDAWNSDRLVVCDQPMPAAGGAWPEGLDAAVVRARAWRDLGLVRTPEGLREAESYFGRAWAARFAAPGEGLAAAQMRSLVTVAWLMGRAALRREESRGGHYRTDFPERRDDTWGHHCSDVLQRRAD, via the coding sequence GTGACCACCACACCCGATTTCCTCGTCCTCGGCAGCGGCATCGCGGCGCTCCGCGCAGCATTGGCGCTGGCGAGTCGGGGGCGTGTCTGCATCCTCACCAAGGGCGACCCCGGGCAGGGCAGCACCGTCTGGGCGCAGGGCGGCATCGCCGCGGCGCTGGGCGACGATGACTCGCCGTCGCTGCACTACGAGGACACGCTGGCGGCGGGCGACGGGCTGTGCGAGCCCGGCGCCGTGCGGATGCTGGTGGAGGCCGGTCCGGCCTACGTCGAGGAACTGCTCGCGTGGGGAGCCGCCTTCGACCGGCTCCCGGACGGCCGACCATCGCCGACGCGCGAGGCGGCGCACAGCGTGCGTCGCGTGTTCCACGCCGAGGATGCGACCGGTCGGGAGATCAGCCGCGTCCTGCATGCACAGGTGGCAGCCGCGCCGGCGATCACCCTCGTCGATCACGCCATCGTCAGCGACCTGATCGTCGAGGGCGGGCGGTGCGTGGGCGCCGCGTGGCACGACGCCGACGGCATGCGGCACGAGACGCGCGCCGCGGCGACGTTGCTCGCGACGGGCGGGGCCGGGCACGTGTTCTCGCAGACCACCAACCCGGCCGTGATCACCGGCGACGGCATGGCGATGGCGTTCGAGGCCGGCGCGGAAGTGGCCGACCTCGAGTTCGTGCAGTTCCACCCGACGGTGCTCGACGTGCCGGGGCGCGCGCGCTTCCTGCTGTCGGAGGCCCTGCGCGGCGAGGGGGCCCGCCTGCTGAACGTGCATGGCGAGGCGTTCATGACCCGCTACGAGGCGGCCGCCGAACTCGCGCCTCGTGATCGCGTCGCGCGGGCGATCGTGCGCGAGTCCCAGCGCACGGCAGCGCCCGTCTACCTGTCGCTGGCCCACCTGACCGGGCTCGACGTCCACGGGCGGTTCCCGCAGATTTCGGACGCCTGCCGCGAGGTCGGGCTCGATCTCGCGCGCGACCCCATTCCGGTGAGCCCGGCGGTCCACTACGTGATGGGCGGCGTGGTCACCGATCTCGACGGGCGGACGTCGGTGCCCGGCCTGTATGCGGCCGGGGAAGTGGCGTGCACGGGTGTGCACGGCGCCAATCGGCTCGCGAGCAACTCGCTGCTCGAGGGCCTGGTCTTCGGCGCGCGTGCCGGCGCAGTGATGGGCGAGAGGCCCCGGGCGCGGGACGCGTGGAACTCCGATCGCCTCGTGGTGTGCGATCAGCCGATGCCCGCCGCGGGTGGCGCGTGGCCCGAGGGACTCGATGCGGCGGTGGTCCGTGCGCGAGCCTGGCGGGATCTCGGCCTGGTCCGCACGCCCGAGGGGCTGCGCGAGGCCGAGTCCTACTTCGGGCGGGCCTGGGCGGCGCGCTTCGCGGCGCCGGGCGAAGGATTGGCGGCCGCGCAGATGCGCAGCCTGGTCACGGTGGCGTGGCTGATGGGCCGCGCGGCGCTGCGGCGGGAGGAGAGCCGGGGCGGCCACTACCGGACCGACTTCCCGGAGCGACGGGACGACACGTGGGGCCATCACTGCAG
- a CDS encoding A24 family peptidase: protein MTTEPVLLSLLALLGLVVGSFLNVCIYRLPRDLSVSFPASHCPSCEHPLRWYHNVPVASWVALRGRCGFCRAPIHWRYPVVELLNAGLWALHGAWFPWDGLLIVRLLFASALLVLFFTDLDCRILPNEITVGGTVAGLLASVVVTPPGWQSSLIGVLLGGGVLWATGTIYERVRGVEGMGMGDVKMLAMIGAVLGWPLMILTLIWSSIAGGTVGAILLAFKADARTTALPFGSFLAPAALAASLVGQPVLDWYLGFYR from the coding sequence GTGACGACCGAACCCGTGCTGCTCTCGCTGCTCGCGCTGCTCGGCCTCGTGGTCGGCAGCTTCCTCAACGTGTGCATCTACCGCTTGCCGCGCGACCTGTCGGTGTCGTTCCCGGCGTCGCACTGCCCGTCGTGCGAGCACCCGCTGCGCTGGTATCACAACGTGCCGGTGGCGAGCTGGGTCGCGCTGCGCGGGCGCTGCGGGTTCTGCCGCGCGCCGATCCACTGGCGGTACCCGGTCGTCGAACTCCTCAACGCCGGGCTGTGGGCGCTGCACGGGGCGTGGTTCCCGTGGGACGGGCTGCTCATCGTGCGCCTCCTGTTCGCGTCGGCGCTGCTGGTGCTCTTCTTCACCGATCTCGATTGCCGCATCCTGCCCAACGAGATCACGGTGGGCGGCACGGTGGCCGGGCTGCTCGCCTCCGTGGTCGTCACTCCACCGGGCTGGCAGTCGTCGCTGATCGGCGTGCTGCTCGGCGGCGGAGTCCTGTGGGCGACCGGCACCATCTACGAACGCGTGCGCGGCGTCGAAGGGATGGGCATGGGCGACGTCAAGATGCTCGCGATGATCGGTGCCGTGCTCGGTTGGCCGCTGATGATCCTCACGCTCATCTGGTCGTCCATCGCCGGCGGCACGGTGGGGGCGATCCTGCTCGCCTTCAAGGCCGATGCGCGGACCACGGCCCTGCCGTTCGGCTCGTTCCTCGCCCCGGCCGCGCTGGCGGCCTCCCTGGTGGGCCAGCCGGTCCTGGACTGGTATCTTGGGTTCTACCGCTGA
- a CDS encoding sigma-54 dependent transcriptional regulator, whose translation MSASTRETPDVLLVDDNDDLRYVLATVLSRHGYHVVEAADEPAAVDALRLHRPSLVLSDLRLPTGDGLGVLRAAKELDPALPVILMTGYGAIEEAVTAVREGALDYLPKPVDHEHLVLMVSRAIEQRRLVTENLLLKEALGSRHGAPTIIGEHPLLLEVLKSLRRVAPTETTVLLGGESGTGKELFARALHAHSDRADGPFVAINCAAIPETLLESELFGHEKGAFTGANARKPGKFEVAHGGTLFLDEIGEMPVNLQAKVLRVLEERSFERVGSNTTLHVDVRLVAATNRDLRAAVAARTFREDLFFRLSVFPITIPPLRDRPTDVPILARHFVERFAREQNKRPPHLSTTAIEALERHAWPGNVRELQNCIERAVILAEGDTIHAQQLNLGAGEIVREAHPAPPRDPWDEIDLSGTLPEASRRVLMEVERRKIAQALEDARWDHAKASAALQIPPRLLLARIRDFKLAPR comes from the coding sequence ATGTCTGCCTCGACGCGCGAAACGCCCGACGTCCTCCTCGTCGACGACAACGACGACCTCCGCTACGTGCTCGCGACCGTGCTGTCGCGGCACGGCTACCACGTCGTCGAGGCCGCCGACGAGCCGGCGGCGGTCGACGCGTTGCGTCTGCATCGGCCCTCGCTGGTGCTGTCGGACCTCCGGTTGCCCACCGGCGACGGCCTCGGCGTGCTGCGCGCCGCCAAGGAACTCGATCCCGCGCTGCCGGTGATCCTGATGACCGGGTATGGGGCCATCGAGGAAGCCGTCACCGCCGTGCGGGAGGGCGCCCTCGACTACCTGCCCAAGCCCGTCGACCACGAGCACCTCGTGCTCATGGTCAGCCGCGCCATCGAGCAGCGTCGCCTGGTCACCGAGAACCTGCTGCTGAAGGAGGCGCTCGGATCGCGGCACGGCGCGCCGACCATCATCGGCGAGCACCCGTTGCTGCTCGAGGTGCTCAAGAGCCTGCGTCGCGTCGCGCCCACCGAGACCACCGTCCTCCTCGGCGGCGAGAGTGGAACCGGCAAGGAACTGTTCGCGCGTGCCTTGCACGCCCACAGCGACAGGGCCGATGGCCCGTTCGTCGCGATCAACTGCGCGGCCATCCCAGAGACGCTGCTCGAGTCGGAGTTGTTCGGCCACGAGAAGGGCGCCTTCACGGGCGCCAATGCTCGCAAGCCCGGCAAGTTCGAGGTCGCGCACGGCGGCACGCTGTTCCTCGACGAGATCGGCGAGATGCCGGTCAACCTGCAGGCCAAGGTGCTGCGCGTGCTCGAGGAACGCAGCTTCGAGCGGGTCGGCAGCAACACGACGCTGCACGTCGACGTGCGCCTGGTCGCCGCGACCAATCGCGACCTGCGCGCCGCGGTCGCCGCGCGCACCTTCCGCGAGGACCTCTTCTTCCGCCTGTCGGTGTTCCCGATCACCATCCCGCCGTTGCGGGATCGCCCCACCGACGTGCCGATCCTCGCGCGGCACTTCGTCGAGCGGTTCGCGCGAGAGCAGAACAAGCGGCCGCCGCACCTCTCGACGACAGCCATCGAGGCGCTCGAGCGGCACGCCTGGCCGGGCAACGTCCGTGAGCTGCAGAACTGCATCGAGCGCGCGGTGATCCTCGCCGAGGGCGACACCATCCACGCGCAGCAGCTGAACCTCGGCGCGGGGGAGATCGTGCGCGAGGCGCACCCGGCGCCGCCGCGCGATCCGTGGGACGAGATCGACCTGTCGGGCACCCTGCCCGAGGCGTCACGTCGCGTGCTGATGGAGGTGGAGCGCCGCAAGATCGCGCAGGCGCTCGAGGACGCTCGCTGGGATCACGCGAAGGCCTCCGCGGCCCTGCAGATCCCGCCGCGATTGCTGCTGGCGCGGATCCGCGACTTCAAGCTCGCGCCCCGGTAA
- the aroB gene encoding 3-dehydroquinate synthase, whose product MTPTVLEVHTRSTQVSRILIAPGLLGTLDALVREACPGASRLVVVSSPTVWRLHGATVREGLGLAAEDEPVLVNDGEKAKTMATLGKVHDALVTRGIDRKAVLVVVGGGVIGDLAGFAAASYLRGIRLVHVPTTVVAQTDSAIGGKVGVNHRLGKNLLGAFHQPALVAVDPVVLGTLSRRELRAGLYEVVKYGVIASAPLFARCQQTMDALLDGQPDALLPVITECCAIKADVVTKDEREDGLRKILNFGHTIGHALEAVTQYRLLRHGEAVAYGMKAASAIAVARGTWPREAHDALIALLEAMGPLPAITHLDADDVLEATRRDKKVVAGTLHFVLPTRIGETTIATDVDEAQVRVGLTALGL is encoded by the coding sequence ATGACTCCCACAGTTCTCGAGGTGCACACCCGGTCGACGCAGGTGTCGCGCATCCTCATCGCCCCCGGCCTTCTCGGCACGCTCGACGCCCTCGTGCGCGAAGCCTGTCCCGGCGCGTCCCGCCTCGTCGTCGTCTCGAGCCCGACCGTGTGGCGACTGCACGGCGCGACGGTGCGTGAGGGGCTCGGCCTCGCTGCCGAGGACGAGCCGGTGCTCGTCAACGACGGCGAGAAGGCCAAGACGATGGCCACGCTGGGCAAGGTGCACGACGCGCTCGTCACGCGCGGCATCGACCGCAAGGCGGTGCTGGTGGTGGTCGGCGGCGGGGTGATCGGCGACCTGGCGGGCTTTGCCGCGGCCAGCTATCTCCGCGGCATCCGCCTGGTGCACGTACCGACGACGGTGGTCGCCCAGACCGACAGCGCCATCGGAGGCAAGGTGGGCGTGAACCACCGGCTCGGGAAGAACCTGCTCGGCGCCTTCCACCAACCGGCGCTCGTGGCCGTGGACCCGGTGGTGCTGGGCACCCTGAGCCGGCGCGAGCTCAGGGCCGGCCTCTACGAGGTGGTCAAGTACGGCGTGATCGCGTCGGCGCCGCTGTTTGCCCGGTGCCAGCAGACGATGGATGCGCTGCTCGACGGGCAGCCCGACGCCCTGCTGCCGGTGATCACCGAGTGCTGCGCCATCAAGGCCGACGTGGTCACCAAGGACGAGCGCGAGGACGGGCTGCGCAAGATCCTCAACTTCGGCCACACGATCGGCCACGCGCTCGAGGCCGTGACGCAGTACCGGCTCCTGCGCCACGGGGAAGCGGTCGCCTACGGAATGAAGGCCGCGTCGGCCATCGCGGTCGCCAGGGGCACCTGGCCGCGTGAGGCGCACGACGCGCTGATCGCGCTGCTCGAGGCGATGGGACCGCTGCCGGCCATCACGCACCTCGATGCCGACGACGTCCTCGAGGCGACCAGGCGCGACAAGAAGGTCGTCGCCGGGACGTTGCACTTCGTCCTGCCGACGCGCATCGGCGAGACGACGATCGCCACCGACGTCGACGAGGCGCAGGTGAGGGTGGGCCTGACGGCGCTCGGTCTGTAA
- a CDS encoding ABC transporter permease, with amino-acid sequence MIRLAGVVALNTFREAVRDRVFYNLLLFAVLLVGTSLVIGQLAAGQDVKIIKDLGLAASLLFGVGIAIFIGIQLVAREVERRSVHATLSKPVPRPLFLLGKYLGLLLTLAVNMLVMTVALYAVLLVFGRLTPANVQAVWTAPAADPRLIVALGLIYVELAVVTAVALLFSTYSSALLSATFTTAIWVAGHFVGDLRTLDTIGASGSTVWVARAVSWVLPNLALFDVKAEVVHGVPVPWAQVGGAVGYGVAYSAAMLAIAVAIFQRRDFK; translated from the coding sequence ATGATCCGCCTGGCGGGAGTGGTGGCGCTCAACACGTTCCGCGAGGCGGTGCGCGACCGCGTGTTCTACAACCTGCTGCTGTTTGCCGTGCTCCTGGTGGGGACCTCGCTGGTCATCGGGCAGCTCGCGGCAGGGCAGGACGTCAAGATCATCAAGGACCTCGGCCTGGCAGCCTCCCTGCTGTTCGGGGTCGGCATCGCGATCTTCATCGGGATCCAACTCGTGGCGCGCGAGGTCGAGCGTCGCAGCGTCCATGCGACGTTGTCCAAGCCGGTGCCGAGGCCGCTGTTCCTGCTCGGCAAGTATCTGGGGCTCCTGCTCACGCTCGCGGTCAACATGCTGGTGATGACCGTCGCCCTCTACGCGGTGCTCCTGGTGTTCGGAAGGCTGACGCCCGCCAACGTGCAGGCCGTCTGGACGGCTCCCGCCGCCGATCCGCGGCTGATCGTCGCGCTCGGCCTGATCTACGTGGAACTGGCGGTGGTCACGGCGGTCGCGTTGCTGTTCTCGACGTACTCGTCGGCCCTGCTCTCGGCCACCTTCACGACGGCCATCTGGGTGGCCGGCCACTTCGTGGGCGACCTGCGGACGCTGGACACCATCGGCGCCTCGGGCTCCACGGTCTGGGTGGCGCGCGCCGTCTCCTGGGTGCTGCCGAACCTGGCGTTGTTCGACGTCAAGGCCGAGGTGGTGCACGGGGTGCCGGTGCCGTGGGCCCAGGTTGGTGGCGCGGTCGGGTACGGCGTCGCCTACAGCGCGGCGATGCTGGCCATCGCGGTGGCCATCTTCCAGCGCCGGGACTTCAAGTGA
- a CDS encoding type II secretion system protein yields the protein MDVHSRPRRADGFTLIELLIVVAIIGIIAAIAIPGLLRARVSANEASAVQSLRTLVSAQSTFASTCGSNGYTTSLTTLVTERFASPDIDITPKSGYFFQLVAGLGSRPVATDCTGAPAISAYYFRAEPLSSSSGRRGFATNQAGTIWQDMNGTAPPEPFASGATISPLDEH from the coding sequence ATGGATGTTCATTCCCGGCCCCGACGCGCTGACGGCTTCACCCTGATCGAGTTGCTGATCGTGGTGGCCATCATCGGCATCATCGCGGCGATCGCCATTCCTGGCCTGCTGAGGGCTCGTGTCTCGGCCAACGAGGCGTCGGCCGTCCAGTCGCTCCGCACCCTGGTGAGCGCGCAGTCCACGTTCGCCTCGACGTGCGGCAGCAACGGCTACACCACGTCGCTCACGACGCTCGTGACCGAACGCTTCGCCTCGCCCGACATCGACATCACGCCGAAGAGCGGGTACTTCTTCCAGTTGGTGGCCGGGCTCGGCAGCCGTCCGGTGGCCACCGACTGCACGGGGGCCCCGGCGATCAGCGCCTACTACTTCCGCGCAGAGCCGCTCTCTTCGAGCTCCGGGCGTCGCGGCTTCGCGACCAACCAGGCCGGGACGATCTGGCAGGACATGAACGGCACCGCGCCGCCGGAGCCGTTCGCCTCCGGCGCGACGATCTCGCCGCTCGACGAGCACTGA
- a CDS encoding vitamin K epoxide reductase family protein has protein sequence MSPRAHTAALVCILVGLAASVAAAFVHYQLATTPGYESFCDVNATFSCAQAYQSAYGRLLGVPVSILGAGFFAGLLALATLGRRLEALASYLLVASLVGLGFVLYLAWATVFVLGTLCLLCLTTYAAVVGLFFIAGSAASVPMIDVPERLSRDLGRLVATPVALAACLLVIGATAASAAFFPKDPASTAAAVAAGAPGTAEERASAAAAAQAASEPPLTDDQKAQLRASFDQQPRMIVPADAEGAAVVVVKFNDYQCPPCRQTFELYEPIWAKFAGKVKFITRDFPLEGECNASAPNGAHQAACEAAAGVRMARSVGKASEFEHWLFANQPSLSPEMVKDGLKQVAGIADFDARYPTVIPAVKSDTALGASLGVQSTPTFFINGVRIPGGIAPRVLEYILEYEISKAAAPAVK, from the coding sequence ATGTCGCCGCGCGCCCATACCGCTGCTCTCGTCTGCATCCTCGTCGGGCTGGCGGCCTCGGTGGCCGCCGCGTTCGTGCACTACCAGCTCGCCACCACGCCCGGGTACGAGAGCTTCTGCGACGTCAACGCCACCTTCAGCTGCGCGCAGGCGTACCAGAGCGCGTACGGCCGGCTGCTCGGCGTGCCGGTCTCGATTCTGGGCGCGGGCTTCTTCGCGGGCCTGCTCGCCCTGGCGACGCTCGGGCGACGCCTGGAGGCGCTGGCCAGCTACCTGCTGGTCGCCTCGCTGGTCGGCCTCGGCTTCGTCCTCTACCTCGCATGGGCCACGGTGTTCGTGCTGGGGACCCTGTGCCTGCTGTGCCTCACGACGTACGCGGCCGTCGTCGGGCTCTTCTTCATCGCCGGGTCCGCGGCGAGTGTGCCCATGATCGACGTGCCCGAACGCCTGTCCCGTGATCTCGGTCGCCTGGTCGCCACGCCGGTGGCCCTGGCCGCGTGCCTCCTCGTGATCGGCGCCACCGCCGCATCCGCGGCCTTCTTCCCGAAGGACCCCGCATCGACGGCGGCCGCCGTCGCCGCCGGGGCGCCGGGCACCGCCGAGGAACGCGCCTCGGCGGCTGCGGCCGCCCAGGCGGCCAGCGAGCCGCCCCTCACCGACGACCAGAAGGCGCAGTTGCGCGCCTCCTTCGACCAGCAGCCGCGGATGATCGTCCCGGCCGACGCCGAGGGCGCTGCCGTCGTGGTGGTCAAGTTCAACGACTACCAGTGCCCGCCCTGTCGGCAGACCTTCGAGCTCTACGAGCCGATCTGGGCGAAGTTCGCCGGCAAGGTCAAGTTCATCACGCGCGACTTCCCGCTCGAGGGCGAGTGCAACGCCAGCGCTCCCAACGGCGCGCACCAGGCGGCCTGCGAGGCCGCGGCCGGCGTGCGGATGGCCAGATCGGTGGGCAAGGCCAGCGAGTTCGAGCACTGGCTGTTCGCCAACCAGCCGTCGCTCTCGCCCGAGATGGTGAAGGATGGCCTGAAGCAGGTCGCGGGCATCGCCGACTTCGACGCGCGATACCCCACGGTGATCCCCGCGGTGAAGAGCGACACGGCGCTCGGCGCGAGCCTCGGCGTGCAGTCGACGCCCACCTTCTTCATCAACGGTGTCCGCATCCCCGGCGGCATCGCCCCCAGGGTGCTCGAGTACATCCTCGAGTACGAGATCAGCAAGGCCGCGGCCCCGGCCGTGAAGTGA
- a CDS encoding PAS domain-containing protein, with product MPLQTYLWLVGPLVLFCFVLALSVRRAAHRRVTLEMARTRGRSSEAGLASAMSDALTRLRGQELAHQARYEALAGFMEQVVESLPGGVFVLGRDGNLRIANTEAVRWLGLSRAEGQVLWTLDGTEPLRRVAQECLQRMARHDATVVGPGAPGTAVPVTVMPLRAADGDVDGVLYLVHVEHVA from the coding sequence ATGCCGCTGCAGACCTACCTCTGGCTCGTCGGACCCCTCGTCCTGTTCTGCTTCGTGCTCGCGCTCTCGGTCCGCCGCGCGGCCCATCGCCGCGTCACGCTGGAGATGGCGCGCACGCGCGGTCGTTCGAGCGAGGCCGGCCTTGCCTCGGCCATGTCGGACGCACTGACCCGTCTGCGAGGGCAGGAACTGGCCCATCAGGCGCGCTACGAGGCGCTGGCGGGGTTCATGGAACAGGTCGTCGAGAGCCTGCCCGGGGGAGTGTTCGTCCTCGGCCGTGACGGCAATCTCCGCATCGCCAACACCGAGGCAGTGCGCTGGCTCGGCCTGTCGCGCGCCGAGGGACAGGTGCTGTGGACGCTCGACGGCACCGAGCCCCTGCGGCGGGTCGCGCAGGAGTGCCTCCAGCGCATGGCCAGGCACGACGCGACCGTCGTCGGTCCCGGCGCCCCCGGGACGGCGGTCCCCGTCACGGTGATGCCGCTGCGTGCCGCAGACGGCGACGTCGACGGCGTCCTCTACCTGGTCCACGTCGAGCACGTCGCCTGA
- a CDS encoding prepilin-type N-terminal cleavage/methylation domain-containing protein: MKIRNNKGFTLIELLIVVAIIGIIAAIAIPGLLRARMSGNEASAIGSVRAIGSGQATYASSCAGGGFAQSLADLVKLPAGATAGFVSPDLDPAVNPPGVGTIGALAGSAGKSGYDVGVIAGTVGTAVTLAAATCNTATADAVATYFTLAVPQAVGSSGQRSFGADERGTAFQKLDGTAMTAANIKAAALPAGVSPVD, translated from the coding sequence ATGAAGATCCGCAACAACAAGGGTTTCACCCTCATCGAGCTGCTCATCGTCGTCGCCATCATCGGCATCATCGCGGCCATCGCGATTCCTGGCCTGCTCCGCGCCCGCATGTCGGGTAACGAAGCCTCGGCGATCGGCTCGGTGCGCGCCATCGGCAGCGGCCAGGCCACGTATGCCTCGAGCTGCGCGGGTGGCGGGTTCGCCCAGTCGCTCGCGGACCTCGTCAAGCTGCCGGCTGGCGCCACCGCCGGCTTCGTCAGCCCCGACCTCGACCCGGCCGTCAATCCTCCGGGAGTCGGCACGATCGGCGCGCTGGCCGGAAGCGCTGGCAAGAGCGGCTACGACGTGGGCGTCATCGCCGGCACGGTGGGCACGGCAGTGACCCTCGCCGCTGCGACCTGCAACACCGCGACGGCTGACGCCGTGGCGACCTACTTCACCCTCGCCGTGCCGCAGGCCGTCGGGTCGTCGGGCCAGCGTTCCTTCGGCGCCGACGAGCGCGGCACCGCGTTCCAGAAGCTCGATGGCACCGCCATGACGGCTGCCAACATCAAGGCGGCGGCGCTGCCGGCGGGTGTGAGCCCGGTCGACTAA